Below is a genomic region from Methanococcus vannielii SB.
AGTATATTCTGAAGGTTTGAAATCCATGGTTTCTTTTCCGTCAGGTGACATGAATCTTAACGTGTCGCCGTAGAAATTGTGTTTACCATCTTTTACTAAACCTAAATACCAGGTATCGATTACACCAAGTGTTTTTATTGTATCTAAGTATTTTTCGTTGAGGGACTTCATTATAGCGAGTCCTTCTTGGCCAAATTCAATCATTGCATCCATTTCAGTTAGGATTTCGTCCCTTTTTTCTTCGGTGAAAACCTTAGCTTGTCCGCCAGGAATACCAGTTACTGGGTGAATTGGTCTCCCACCTACGGCTTCAACGATCGTTTGTCCAAATCTTCTCATTGCGATTGCTTTTTTAGCAACTTCTGGAGCTGCGCCAATAACTCCAATAATATTTCTTACTGCAGGGTCTGCATCGGGGCCAAGTACAAAGTCAGGAGCTGCCAAGTAGTAAAAGTGTAAAGCGTGTGAGTGAATCATGTTACCCAAGTGCATTAATTCTCTCAATTTTTCCGCTGCGATTGGGATTTGTGCCCCCCACGCTGCATCTACTGCTTTAACACTCGCTAAGTGGTGAGCCGTCTGACAAATTCCACAAATTCTTGGAACAATCCTTGGTACTTCCTCTGCAGGTCTTCCTACAACGAATTGCTCGAAACCTCTAAGGGCAGTAATGTTTAACTTTACATCCGTTGGTTTTCCGGAATCGTCTAAGGTTATAGTAACCTTACCGTGCCCTTCTAAACGGGTTAGAGGTTCGATTGTAACCTTACCCATAGAGTCACCATCCTTAATCTCAATTTTTAATAATTAAGATACTTATTTCTGAACTTTTTTAGAAATTAATGCTGCAGGTAAAGAAAACCTGTTAAGTAGCCCTACTTTATCAGGAATTTCTAATGCTGGGGCCCCTGCATTTGCGTATGTATTTGCAGTGGACGCTGATTGGTCTAAAACTGCATCAGTTTTGCCATAGCAGCCCCTACAAGGCATGTTTGCAGAAGGACACATTGCACCACATCCTGATCTTGTACCCATACCTACGCATGTGTAACCCTGTTCAAAGAGACATGTTTCATTGTCAGGTGTTCCTTCAAATGACCTTTTGAATTCTTTTGGGAATACATTTTCTTTTTCCCTCGGACATTCGTCACATACAATTTTCTTAGGTAATTCAGGATCTTTTCCATTCAACAATGCAACAATTGCTGCTGCATTTAATGCTGGTTTTGGAGGGCATCCTGGGAGGATATAATCAGCCTTAATTACATCAGTTACAGGTTTTACAGTATCTAATAATTTAGGTATTCCATTTTCAGGAATTACGCCAGGATTATCCGTTGTTTTCGTGTAATATGGCGTAGTATTTATCTCTTCGGTTTTGTACAAATTTGCAAGTCCGGGGATGCCACCGTAAACTGCACAGGTTCCCCATGCAATCACTACTTTTGATTTTTCCCTAATTTCGTGCATTAAGTGCTCGTCGTGTTCGTTTCTTGCACCGCCTTCAATACAAAATACGTCAACTTCGGGGATTTCTTTTACGTCTGCAACTATTGGAGCGTAAACTATGTCCAAAGCTGGAAGAACGTCCAATAATTGTTCGTGTAAATCAAGTAGTGATATATGGCATCCGGAGCATCCGCAAAGTTGTATTAAGCCCAGCCTAACTTTATCTGCCATTTAATCACCTTGTGATTGATAAAAATTCCCTAAACGGAGGGCAGTCTTTTTACGAGTCCGTTTGGTTTCTCGTAAAATTCATTCTCTTTTTTTAGCTTATTTAAGCTTTGAAAGGATTTGGTCCTAGTTTTTTAACTCTTTCGGTCATTTCTTTAACTGACTCGGTAAACTTAACTGCATCAGCACCAGACATGAAAAACATTTCAAGTCTTTCGCCGTTGATTCCAAGTTCATCTAAGAGCTGTTTTCCAAAGTTAACCCTTTCTTCAGCTTTGAAGTTTCCAGTTTCGAATGCGCATTCGTTTGGCTTTCATCCTGCAACAAATACTGCGTCAGCACCTTTTTCAAATGCTCTCAATGCATAGGTAATGTCAAATTTACCTGTACATGGAACTCTGATTGGCCTAACTGATGCAGGGTATTGCATTCTGCTTGTACCTGCCAAATCCGCTGCACCATATCCTCACTGGTAACATACAAAGGCCATAATTACGGGTTCAGCCATAATATCCCTTTTTCAAGTTTTTTCATTTTTAAGAGATTAATCCTGATTCATCAAAACTCCCCTGGTATCTACCTTCGGGTCGTTTGTCACCTGATATTAACTTTAACACCATTTCCTAACTTTAATTTGCTGAGAATTTAATATTCATATATTTTATTTAATAATATTTCCATTCCAGGTTCTTTGTGCTTAAATTATTTTTCTAACATCTTTACTGCATCGAGAATACCATCGATTGCACCAATTATCTGTTCGTCTCGGTAGTATCTTAACTGCATTGCACCGCTTGGGCATACTGCAGCACATGAACCACAACCCTTACATGCAACGTCGTCTGAAATTGCTACCAAGTGACCTTCTTTTTCTTCATAAGTAATTGCGTTATATGGGCACATTAAAGCACAGACTTTACAGCCACCGCATACTTCTTCGTTAACTGTTGCCCGAATCATTTCAATCTTGAACTGACCTTGTGACATCGGGATTGCAACAGCACTTGCGGCACCTTTTGCCTGAGCTACTGTGTCAGGAATATCTTTTGGTCCTTGAGCGACCCCTGCAATTGCAATACCGTCAACTTTCGTGTTAACAGGCGCTAATTTAGGGTGTAATTCTTTAAAGAATCCTTCTGGGCCCCTATCTATACCGAGCATCTTTCCTAATTCTGCGGCATCTTTTTTAGGCTCTAAACCTGCGGATAGAACAACTAAATCAGCGTCAATCTCTAAAATTTCCCCCATAAGGGTGTCTTCTACCCTTACAGTTAAGTTTTTAGTTTCAGGATCTTCGATAATGTTAGCCGGTCTTCCCCTAATGAATTTAACTCCAAACTGGTCCTGAGCTCTCTTGTAGTACTCTTCATACCCCTTACCAAAAGCCCTGATATCCATATAGCAGACATATACTTCTGCGCTTGGGTCGTGCATTTTCATTAGCTGTGCATTTTTCAATGCAAACATACAGCATACTCTTGAACAGTATGGGTTTCCTACTTTCTCATCTCTTGAACCTACACACTGTATAAATACAGTTCTGTGAGGGTGTTTACCGTCACTCGGTCTGATTTCATGCCCATGGGTTGGCCCAGCAGGATTAATCATCCTTTCAATTTCAAGAGTTGTGATTACGTTTTCGTAAACTCCATATCCATATTCTTCTTTTCTTCTAGCATCAAACTCATCATATCCAGTTGCGGTAATTATTGTACCGACTTTTATTTTGAGCTCTTCTGGCTTTTGACCGTATCTTACTGCGTCAGCACAGCAAACTTTTGCACAAAGTCCACAATCAATACAATGTTCTTTATCGATTGTGTAAAGTAACGGAACCGCTTGAGGGAATGGAACGTATATTGCTTTTCTTGTACCTAATCCTAAATCAAATTCATTAGGCACTTCAATTGGACATGCTGAAGCACATGCACCGCAACCGGTACAGGTTTTTTCATCAACAGACCTTGGTTTTTTCTCGATTGTTACTTCGAAGTTTCCGATGTAACCATCAACATTTTTAATCTCAGCAAATGTAATCAATTCAACGTTAGGGTGGTTAGCTACTGACACCATTTTTGGTGCAAGAATTCACATTGCACAGTCATCTGTTGGGAAAGTCTTTGCAAGTTGCGCCATCCTTCCCCCAATTGACTCATCTTTGTCTACAAGATAGACTTTAAAGCCTTGGTCACCAAGGTCAAGCGCAGATTGAATACCTGCAATACCTGCACCGATAACCATACAGCTTTTATCTACTTCTACAATTTTTTGAGGAACGTCTTCTAATTTCTTAGCTCGTTCTACCCCACCAGCAACTAATTCACATGCTTTTTTAGTTGCTATTTTCACATCGTTCATGTGAACAAATGCGTCATGTTCTCTGATATTTACAAACTCTAAATAGTACGGGGATAAGCCCGCATCGTGTAGGCAACCTCTAAAGGTTGGCTCGTGGATCTTAGGCGTGCATGCTGCAACTACAATCCTGTCCAATCCGTGCTCTTTGATCGCATCCCTAATAAGGCCTTGACCTGGGTCAGCACACATGAACGGGTAACTAGCTGAAACTACTACACCGTCTAATTTAGAAGCGAAATCCTTTACAACTTCACAATCCACTGCACCATTGATGTTTGCACCACAGTAGCAGACGAAAACCCCTACTTTGGGGTCACTCATGGATTCACCTCCACATATAACAAGTAAGGTAATTGGTATACATTTATACTACACTCACCTCATTATAAAAAGATACATTCTTGAAATTCCTAATACTGCCCATTAATATTAGATATTATAATATGGGGCCTAAAACTAATTAATTCAATAATAAAAAAATATTTTCTATAATTCTAAAACCCCCATAAAGATTTGTATTATATGGGCAATTAACAATATTAATTAGGCGATGTAATGTCTTTGTAATAATATATAATATTAAAATAAGTATAATCGTTATTGAATAATATTTTAAAAAAGTCATTGATTAAGCAACCATAAAGTTTAAATATATTAAGTTTGAAGGTATACTTTGCACGGTGTGGGACAGTAGTGAGATTATTATTTTAAACCCCCCTCATACCCCCACTTCACTACTGATAACACCGTGTAGGAGATTTATATCTCCTAATCCCATTCCCACCCCTCATATGAAAAATACGCTTTTAATTACCTTTAACAAGTTATAATAAGTTTTAACAATTTACAAAAACATTAAAATTATAAAAATTAGAACATAACCCCTCCCCGTTCTATTTTTAGAGTAAATCATACTTTACATAACATAAAACCACCCCCTATTTCTTACCCCTCTAAACGTTTATTTCTTTTTTTATTTTAAAATTATTAAAAAATTTATTATTCTTTTGTTATTAGTTTAAAATTCTAAACTTTAAAAATAAAAACTTTTTATTTAGTAATCTATAAATACTGTACGAAATACTATTTTAAGAGTCAGTTCTCTATGTGCGAGGGATTTCATGGATTTAATTAATTTATTATTTGTATCATTTTGGTTTATATTGCCAGCATACACTGCAAATGCAATGGCATGTATTTTTGGTGGTGGAAAACCTGTTGATTTAAATAAAAATTTCATAGACCAAAAAAGATTGATAGGAAATGGTGTAACGTACAGGGGAACCTTTTTTGGAGTATTTTTTGGAATCGTTACTGCAATTATACAATATTTAGTCTCAAATTTAGGTTTTAAGTTTATTTTATCGTTTAATTTTACCCTTATTGAATATGTAATTATTGGATTTTTACTTTCATTTGGAGCCCTTTTTGGAGACATGTTTGGAAGTTTTTTAAAACGAAGATTAGGGTTTAAACAAGGACAGTCGGCACCAGTACTTGACCAAATTACGTTTATTGTATTTGCATTAATCTTTGTAAGTTATTATTACCTAGTGCCGTCCAAAATTTCGATAACTCTCTTAATATTGTCCCCGGTAGTCCATATTTTATCAAATATAATTGCATATAAGCTAGGGTTAAAAAAAGTATGGTGGTAAATCCCCTTATTACATATATTTCTTTTTTTGAATATGCCCTAAAACCTTTACATATTTATATAAAAAATCCCAAAATGTTTTTGAGGTAAATGCCTCTAAAATATATTAAAATGTTTTTAATATAGTATTTTGGGGTTATTCGTTATTTTATAAGTTAAATAAAGTTTAAACACATTTTTTGCACTTAATTAATTCTTAAAATTAAATCTTAGGAGGAATTATATGTTGGGTATAAAAGACCCCGTGGTGCTACTTGCATACTTACTCTGTATTGGAAGTACGCTTTTATGCATTATTTACGGGGTACTTAACTGGAACAAAGGTTCTGAAACTGAACCTGAAGAAATTCTTGAAGGTCAAAAATGGGAATGTGAAGAAGAGAAAATGGAAAAGGATGAACTTGGAACGGTGGTATAAATGGACATCGTTCTTTTAAACGTCGTAATTTTAATATATCTTCTAGTTGTAGGTTATCTTGGATACAAGGGTT
It encodes:
- the vhuA gene encoding F420-non-reducing hydrogenase Vhu subunit A — encoded protein: MGKVTIEPLTRLEGHGKVTITLDDSGKPTDVKLNITALRGFEQFVVGRPAEEVPRIVPRICGICQTAHHLASVKAVDAAWGAQIPIAAEKLRELMHLGNMIHSHALHFYYLAAPDFVLGPDADPAVRNIIGVIGAAPEVAKKAIAMRRFGQTIVEAVGGRPIHPVTGIPGGQAKVFTEEKRDEILTEMDAMIEFGQEGLAIMKSLNEKYLDTIKTLGVIDTWYLGLVKDGKHNFYGDTLRFMSPDGKETMDFKPSEYTDYLGEHTVDHSYVKYPYNKKVGYPDGLYRVGPLAMINVCDSMATPLAEEARKEFVETFGKPANQSLAYNQARLIELLSACERTKQLLEDPEITSTDIKAEVQPKAGNGVGVVYAPRGTLFHNYETDDNGIVVKANMIVATTHNVPTMEKAIQQAASVVFK
- the vhuG gene encoding F420-non-reducing hydrogenase subunit VhuG, whose amino-acid sequence is MADKVRLGLIQLCGCSGCHISLLDLHEQLLDVLPALDIVYAPIVADVKEIPEVDVFCIEGGARNEHDEHLMHEIREKSKVVIAWGTCAVYGGIPGLANLYKTEEINTTPYYTKTTDNPGVIPENGIPKLLDTVKPVTDVIKADYILPGCPPKPALNAAAIVALLNGKDPELPKKIVCDECPREKENVFPKEFKRSFEGTPDNETCLFEQGYTCVGMGTRSGCGAMCPSANMPCRGCYGKTDAVLDQSASTANTYANAGAPALEIPDKVGLLNRFSLPAALISKKVQK
- the vhuD gene encoding F420-non-reducing hydrogenase iron-sulfur subunit VhuD — its product is MAEPVIMAFVCYQUGYGAADLAGTSRMQYPASVRPIRVPCTGKFDITYALRAFEKGADAVFVAGUKPNECAFETGNFKAEERVNFGKQLLDELGINGERLEMFFMSGADAVKFTESVKEMTERVKKLGPNPFKA
- a CDS encoding CoB--CoM heterodisulfide reductase iron-sulfur subunit A family protein; this encodes MSDPKVGVFVCYCGANINGAVDCEVVKDFASKLDGVVVSASYPFMCADPGQGLIRDAIKEHGLDRIVVAACTPKIHEPTFRGCLHDAGLSPYYLEFVNIREHDAFVHMNDVKIATKKACELVAGGVERAKKLEDVPQKIVEVDKSCMVIGAGIAGIQSALDLGDQGFKVYLVDKDESIGGRMAQLAKTFPTDDCAMUILAPKMVSVANHPNVELITFAEIKNVDGYIGNFEVTIEKKPRSVDEKTCTGCGACASACPIEVPNEFDLGLGTRKAIYVPFPQAVPLLYTIDKEHCIDCGLCAKVCCADAVRYGQKPEELKIKVGTIITATGYDEFDARRKEEYGYGVYENVITTLEIERMINPAGPTHGHEIRPSDGKHPHRTVFIQCVGSRDEKVGNPYCSRVCCMFALKNAQLMKMHDPSAEVYVCYMDIRAFGKGYEEYYKRAQDQFGVKFIRGRPANIIEDPETKNLTVRVEDTLMGEILEIDADLVVLSAGLEPKKDAAELGKMLGIDRGPEGFFKELHPKLAPVNTKVDGIAIAGVAQGPKDIPDTVAQAKGAASAVAIPMSQGQFKIEMIRATVNEEVCGGCKVCALMCPYNAITYEEKEGHLVAISDDVACKGCGSCAAVCPSGAMQLRYYRDEQIIGAIDGILDAVKMLEK
- a CDS encoding CDP-2,3-bis-(O-geranylgeranyl)-sn-glycerol synthase — protein: MDLINLLFVSFWFILPAYTANAMACIFGGGKPVDLNKNFIDQKRLIGNGVTYRGTFFGVFFGIVTAIIQYLVSNLGFKFILSFNFTLIEYVIIGFLLSFGALFGDMFGSFLKRRLGFKQGQSAPVLDQITFIVFALIFVSYYYLVPSKISITLLILSPVVHILSNIIAYKLGLKKVWW
- a CDS encoding symporter small accessory protein encodes the protein MLGIKDPVVLLAYLLCIGSTLLCIIYGVLNWNKGSETEPEEILEGQKWECEEEKMEKDELGTVV